The following proteins are co-located in the Siansivirga zeaxanthinifaciens CC-SAMT-1 genome:
- a CDS encoding pseudouridine synthase, with amino-acid sequence MEALKTTHRHFIVYKPYGVLSQFGSNDSKQQSKKFLGILHDFPEGIMPIGRLDEKSEGLLLLTTDGKMSDFVNSQKVEKEYYALVNGAITDAEIEQLKLGVEIGFNGKKYVTKPCKAFKLEQEPNLPVRSKKIRDDRHGPTTWISITLNEGKFRQVRKMTSAVGFPTLRLVRVRVGSISLNTMQVGDVIELADLRVRD; translated from the coding sequence ATGGAAGCGCTTAAAACGACTCACAGGCATTTTATAGTTTATAAACCCTATGGGGTTTTGAGTCAGTTTGGTAGTAACGATAGCAAGCAGCAATCTAAAAAGTTTTTAGGTATATTACATGATTTTCCCGAAGGGATTATGCCTATTGGTCGTTTAGATGAAAAAAGTGAGGGCTTGTTATTATTAACCACCGATGGTAAAATGAGCGACTTTGTAAATAGCCAAAAGGTTGAAAAGGAATATTATGCTCTGGTTAACGGCGCTATAACCGATGCTGAGATTGAGCAGCTTAAATTGGGCGTAGAAATAGGTTTTAATGGCAAAAAATATGTCACGAAGCCTTGCAAAGCTTTCAAGTTAGAACAAGAACCTAATTTGCCGGTACGTTCTAAGAAAATACGCGATGACCGCCATGGCCCAACCACTTGGATTTCTATCACGTTAAATGAAGGTAAGTTTAGGCAGGTGCGAAAAATGACATCGGCTGTGGGGTTTCCTACCTTGCGTTTGGTACGTGTTAGGGTAGGATCCATTTCACTAAACACCATGCAAGTGGGCGATGTTATAGAGTTGGCTGATTTGCGCGTTAGGGATTGA
- a CDS encoding RNA polymerase sigma factor, with protein sequence MKKELEHSFVELLEKHQNIVHKVCRLYTNNYDAHNDLFQEITIQLWKAYPKFRGDAKFSTWMYRVGLNTAITLYRKSKRTINTQDFEGVEFKITAEAYDDTEEQQLKVLYKAVHQLNDIEKALVFLYLEDKDYREISETLGISEVNARVKMNRIKTKLKTILNP encoded by the coding sequence TTGAAAAAAGAACTTGAACATAGTTTTGTAGAGCTGCTGGAAAAGCACCAAAATATTGTACACAAAGTTTGCCGTTTGTACACCAATAATTACGACGCGCACAACGATTTGTTTCAAGAGATTACCATACAACTCTGGAAAGCCTATCCTAAGTTTCGTGGCGATGCAAAATTTAGCACCTGGATGTACCGTGTCGGTTTAAATACCGCCATTACCCTCTACAGAAAATCGAAGCGTACCATTAACACACAAGATTTTGAAGGTGTAGAATTTAAAATAACCGCCGAAGCTTACGACGACACCGAAGAACAACAATTAAAAGTTCTTTATAAAGCCGTACACCAATTAAACGACATTGAAAAAGCATTGGTTTTTCTTTATTTAGAAGACAAAGACTATAGAGAAATTAGTGAAACATTGGGAATTAGTGAAGTGAATGCCCGCGTGAAGATGAATCGAATTAAAACAAAACTAAAAACCATTTTAAATCCCTAA
- a CDS encoding energy transducer TonB, producing MVSKKNPELEIGRNSSLYFAIGLNLMLLLTWRALEFKTYEKEEVDVGIVSMDAQVEEDIPIVTMRISTPPPPPPPTVIQENIEIVEDEVEVEETVFESTETNQNDAIVEKGEVVGIGDVRVEAVEEEVEVAFAIIEDVPVFPGCEGLSKEATKKCFEKKVQKHVVDNFNYPEDALSLGIQGRVSVLFIIDNKGLITNVRSRGPDKILEKEAERIIKLLPKMKPGMQRGRPVKVAYAVPIFFKMGNG from the coding sequence ATGGTATCCAAAAAAAATCCAGAATTAGAAATAGGTAGAAATAGTAGTTTGTATTTTGCTATAGGTTTAAATTTAATGTTACTATTAACTTGGCGTGCTCTAGAATTTAAAACTTACGAAAAGGAAGAAGTTGATGTAGGTATAGTAAGTATGGATGCTCAAGTTGAGGAAGATATTCCTATTGTAACCATGAGAATATCAACACCACCACCGCCACCGCCACCCACTGTTATTCAGGAAAATATAGAAATAGTTGAAGATGAGGTAGAAGTAGAAGAAACCGTTTTCGAAAGTACCGAGACTAATCAAAATGATGCCATTGTAGAAAAAGGTGAGGTTGTGGGTATTGGAGATGTGCGGGTTGAAGCAGTTGAAGAAGAAGTAGAGGTTGCATTTGCAATTATAGAAGATGTTCCTGTGTTTCCTGGATGTGAAGGTTTGTCTAAGGAAGCTACCAAAAAGTGTTTTGAGAAAAAAGTGCAAAAACATGTTGTAGATAACTTTAATTATCCAGAGGATGCTTTAAGTCTTGGTATTCAAGGGCGTGTATCTGTTTTGTTTATAATTGATAATAAAGGCTTAATAACCAATGTGCGTTCACGTGGTCCAGATAAAATTTTAGAAAAAGAAGCCGAACGAATTATAAAGCTATTACCCAAAATGAAACCCGGAATGCAACGAGGTCGTCCTGTTAAAGTGGCGTATGCTGTTCCAATTTTCTTTAAAATGGGTAACGGTTAA
- a CDS encoding 2TM domain-containing protein, whose amino-acid sequence MLFFYNRYQQNKLKEQKVIAGTASAKFDALKNQLDPHFLFNSLNVLTSLIEENPEQAQKFTTSLSKVYRYVLEQKNKELVLVDEELEFAKTYMSLLKMRFEDSIVFDIPAQSKNPESKVVPLALQLLLENAVKHNMVTPSRPLHIKIYEQDQQLIVENNLQPKQIVKKSSGVGLNNIKQRYDLLTNKKINIQQEANRFAVAIPMLTKQITIMHTTTNSMIDDSYVRARKHVEELKGFYYSLISYCLVIPFLIFVNYKTYWHFQWFWFPMLGWGLGLSIQAFRVFVSNKFLGGSWEKRKIEQFMREEEKKQWH is encoded by the coding sequence TTGCTATTCTTTTACAACCGCTATCAACAAAACAAATTAAAAGAACAAAAAGTTATAGCAGGTACGGCCAGCGCGAAGTTCGATGCGTTAAAAAACCAGTTAGATCCTCACTTTTTATTTAATAGTTTAAATGTTTTAACCAGCTTAATCGAAGAAAATCCAGAACAGGCACAAAAATTCACAACCTCCTTATCAAAGGTATATCGCTACGTTTTAGAGCAAAAAAACAAAGAACTGGTGCTGGTCGACGAGGAGTTGGAATTCGCAAAAACCTACATGTCGCTTTTAAAAATGCGCTTTGAAGATAGTATTGTTTTCGATATACCAGCGCAGTCAAAAAATCCCGAAAGCAAAGTTGTGCCACTGGCGCTGCAATTACTCTTAGAGAATGCTGTAAAGCACAATATGGTTACGCCCAGTCGCCCTTTGCACATTAAAATTTACGAACAAGACCAGCAATTAATTGTAGAAAACAATTTGCAACCCAAACAAATAGTTAAAAAAAGTAGTGGTGTGGGACTAAACAACATCAAACAGCGCTACGATTTACTAACAAACAAAAAAATTAATATTCAACAAGAAGCAAACCGTTTTGCAGTAGCAATACCTATGCTTACAAAACAAATAACCATCATGCATACAACAACAAATTCAATGATAGACGATAGCTACGTGCGTGCGCGCAAACACGTAGAAGAATTAAAAGGCTTTTATTACAGTTTAATTTCGTACTGCCTAGTCATTCCTTTTCTCATATTTGTAAACTATAAAACTTACTGGCATTTCCAATGGTTTTGGTTTCCTATGTTAGGCTGGGGACTTGGTTTAAGCATCCAGGCATTCCGTGTATTTGTAAGCAATAAATTTTTAGGAGGCAGCTGGGAAAAGCGAAAAATCGAACAATTTATGCGCGAAGAAGAAAAAAAACAATGGCATTAA
- a CDS encoding 2TM domain-containing protein, protein MNTSNQHTQSQFDRENAYLRAEKRIKMLKGFYWHLFWYLVINIFLLVMLAINVKNFDLWRAENFSTAFFWGIGLGFHALGVFGGNLLFSKDWEARVIQKYQDKENKRWE, encoded by the coding sequence ATGAACACATCCAATCAACATACGCAATCCCAATTCGATAGAGAAAACGCTTACCTACGAGCCGAAAAGCGCATTAAAATGCTAAAAGGCTTCTATTGGCATCTGTTTTGGTACCTGGTAATTAACATCTTTTTACTGGTTATGCTGGCCATTAACGTAAAGAACTTCGACTTATGGCGCGCCGAAAATTTTTCAACCGCATTCTTCTGGGGCATCGGTTTGGGGTTTCATGCGCTCGGGGTTTTTGGCGGCAACCTACTCTTTTCTAAAGACTGGGAAGCGCGGGTCATTCAAAAATATCAAGACAAAGAAAACAAACGTTGGGAGTAA
- a CDS encoding LytR/AlgR family response regulator transcription factor, with the protein MKVLIIEDEKPSARRLQRMLNALNIEVETLLHSVEESINWFQNHPHPDLIFLDIQLSDGLSFEIFEAIEIKSAVIFTTAYDEYALQAFKLNSIDYLLKPIDDTDLANAVEKYQERTPKHQPVSIDFNDIKKLLVNPVDRSYKKRFSVKVGQHLKLINIDDVECFYSENKGTYLYTTEGRNYLLDTTLEVLENELEPQTFFRINRKFFVNINAIKDMVSYTNSRLQIKLNTYNEDTVIVARERVKDFKTWLEA; encoded by the coding sequence ATGAAGGTTCTTATCATCGAAGACGAAAAACCATCGGCACGCCGCTTACAACGCATGTTAAATGCACTAAACATAGAAGTAGAAACCCTGCTGCATTCCGTAGAAGAATCTATAAACTGGTTTCAAAACCACCCGCATCCCGATTTAATATTCTTAGATATTCAATTAAGCGACGGCTTATCGTTCGAAATTTTCGAGGCTATCGAAATAAAAAGTGCCGTAATTTTTACAACTGCTTACGACGAGTATGCGCTGCAAGCCTTCAAATTAAATAGCATCGATTATCTTTTAAAACCCATCGACGATACCGATTTGGCAAATGCAGTAGAAAAGTATCAAGAACGCACCCCAAAACACCAACCCGTTTCCATCGATTTTAATGATATCAAAAAATTGCTTGTAAATCCCGTAGACCGCAGTTATAAAAAACGCTTTTCGGTAAAAGTGGGTCAGCACCTAAAACTAATAAATATCGATGATGTGGAGTGTTTTTATAGCGAAAATAAAGGCACTTACCTCTATACAACCGAAGGAAGAAACTATTTGCTAGACACCACCTTAGAGGTGTTGGAAAACGAGTTAGAGCCACAAACCTTTTTTCGGATAAACCGAAAATTCTTTGTAAACATTAATGCTATAAAAGATATGGTAAGTTATACCAACTCCCGTTTGCAAATAAAATTAAATACGTATAACGAAGACACGGTTATTGTAGCTCGCGAGCGTGTTAAAGATTTTAAAACCTGGCTAGAGGCTTAG